The Streptomyces tendae genome has a window encoding:
- a CDS encoding nuclear transport factor 2 family protein yields the protein MTIKVVWPVNTADRFRAAVDNRDLAALEDLFTDDIRLYSPVKFTPFEGKPMVTGLFGVLLRTFEDFRYVGDHTGTAQTSADGATLPSAVLLFRATAGGREIHGIDLLHFAEDGRIKEFTVMVRPRSAVEALGQAVLEGLVADGLVPAP from the coding sequence ATGACTATCAAGGTGGTGTGGCCCGTGAACACCGCGGACCGTTTCCGTGCAGCCGTCGACAACCGGGACCTGGCTGCCCTGGAGGACCTGTTCACCGACGACATCCGCCTCTACAGCCCGGTGAAGTTCACGCCGTTCGAGGGCAAGCCGATGGTGACGGGGCTCTTCGGGGTGCTGCTGCGCACCTTCGAGGACTTCCGCTACGTCGGTGATCACACCGGCACCGCGCAGACCAGCGCGGACGGGGCGACGCTGCCGTCCGCGGTGCTGCTCTTCCGCGCCACGGCGGGCGGCAGGGAGATCCATGGCATCGACCTGCTGCACTTCGCCGAGGACGGCCGGATCAAGGAGTTCACCGTGATGGTGAGGCCCCGGTCCGCCGTGGAGGCGCTCGGTCAGGCCGTGCTCGAAGGCCTCGTGGCCGACGGCCTGGTGCCTGCACCGTAG
- a CDS encoding PadR family transcriptional regulator — protein sequence MALKHAVLAALLDGELSGYQLAKAFDVGVANFWYAQPQQLYAELTRLEQQGLVEGREVVQESRPNKRLFQVTDAGLAELEAFTAASAKPAFVRDDLMVKVQAADRVDTAVLVEQLTERAEIARARIELFEALLRRLRGERDEEDFLRHGDRIGPYLTCLRGVAFEQENRDWCLRTVAVLEGRRHSRARH from the coding sequence ATGGCACTCAAACACGCGGTGCTGGCGGCGCTGCTCGACGGCGAGCTCAGCGGCTACCAGCTGGCCAAGGCGTTCGACGTGGGCGTGGCCAACTTCTGGTACGCACAGCCTCAGCAGCTCTACGCCGAGCTGACCCGGCTGGAGCAGCAGGGCCTCGTCGAGGGCCGGGAGGTGGTCCAGGAGAGCCGGCCCAACAAGCGGCTGTTCCAGGTGACCGACGCCGGCCTGGCGGAGCTGGAGGCATTCACGGCCGCCTCCGCCAAGCCCGCCTTCGTCCGGGACGACCTCATGGTCAAGGTGCAGGCGGCGGACCGGGTCGACACCGCCGTCCTCGTCGAGCAGCTCACGGAACGCGCCGAGATCGCCCGCGCCCGGATCGAGCTGTTCGAAGCGCTGTTGCGGCGCCTGCGCGGGGAACGCGACGAGGAGGACTTCCTCCGACACGGCGACCGGATCGGCCCCTACCTGACCTGCCTCCGCGGCGTGGCGTTCGAGCAGGAGAACCGCGACTGGTGCCTGCGGACCGTCGCCGTACTCGAAGGAAGGCGGCACAGCCGTGCCCGGCACTGA
- a CDS encoding SGNH/GDSL hydrolase family protein, whose amino-acid sequence MPGTDTSYLRYVALGDSQTEGLGDGDDIGGLRGFADRLAEHLARHEPALQYANLAVRGRLAAQIHAEQLAPALALRPDLATVVAGVNDLLRPRFDADEVCTHLDAMFGALTAQGALVATITVPDLSRVCPIARPLIPRVTELNEGIRDTARRHGVIVAETALHPVAGDPRLWSHDRLHASPLGHRRIAAALAQALSLPGSDDTWTHPLPPQTLPTGVRAVGTELRWAAGFLGPWLLRRLRGRSSGDGRSAKRPLLHPVLDASLTAPDDRRPALDDRRPVTDG is encoded by the coding sequence GTGCCCGGCACTGACACCTCCTACCTCCGCTACGTCGCCCTCGGGGACAGCCAGACCGAGGGCCTCGGCGACGGCGACGACATCGGCGGCCTGCGCGGTTTCGCCGACCGCCTCGCCGAGCACCTCGCCCGCCACGAGCCCGCCCTCCAGTACGCCAACCTGGCCGTACGGGGCCGCCTCGCCGCGCAGATCCACGCCGAGCAGCTCGCCCCCGCCCTCGCGCTGCGGCCCGACCTCGCCACCGTCGTCGCCGGAGTGAACGACCTGCTGCGACCCCGCTTCGACGCCGACGAGGTCTGCACCCACCTGGACGCCATGTTCGGCGCCCTCACCGCACAGGGCGCCCTGGTCGCCACGATCACCGTGCCCGACCTCTCCCGCGTCTGCCCGATCGCGCGCCCCCTCATCCCCCGGGTCACGGAGCTCAACGAGGGCATACGCGACACCGCCCGGCGGCACGGGGTGATCGTCGCCGAGACGGCGCTCCATCCGGTGGCGGGCGACCCCCGGCTGTGGAGCCACGACCGGCTTCATGCGAGCCCCCTGGGTCACCGGCGCATCGCCGCCGCCCTCGCCCAGGCCCTGTCCCTGCCGGGCAGCGACGACACCTGGACCCACCCCCTCCCGCCCCAGACCCTGCCCACCGGCGTGCGCGCCGTCGGCACGGAACTCCGGTGGGCCGCGGGCTTCCTGGGACCATGGCTGCTCCGCCGGCTGAGGGGCCGGTCCTCCGGCGACGGCCGCAGCGCCAAACGCCCGCTGCTCCACCCGGTGCTGGACGCGTCGCTCACCGCACCGGACGACCGGCGTCCGGCACTGGACGACCGGCGTCCCGTCACGGACGGCTGA
- a CDS encoding MarR family winged helix-turn-helix transcriptional regulator: MSGSETPASPPPEECPTGLQSFAVQLRRMTAEFNRIVQEFAQEHGLHHTDMQALIAILDAGGPDEPMTPGRLRKQLNLTSGAMTACLDRLERAGHIRRVRAVDDRRVVHLEYAERAKGLAREYFRPLARSTDAARERFTSDELRVVIRFLGELNQELTLLRRHGD; encoded by the coding sequence ATGAGCGGCTCCGAAACCCCCGCATCTCCTCCGCCGGAGGAGTGCCCGACAGGGCTCCAGTCATTCGCGGTGCAACTGCGCCGGATGACTGCCGAGTTCAACCGCATCGTCCAGGAGTTCGCGCAGGAGCACGGCCTGCACCACACGGACATGCAGGCACTGATCGCGATCCTCGACGCCGGCGGGCCGGATGAGCCCATGACGCCGGGTCGCCTGCGCAAGCAGCTCAACCTCACCTCCGGTGCGATGACAGCATGCCTGGACCGGCTGGAGCGGGCGGGTCACATCCGGCGTGTCCGGGCGGTCGACGACCGTCGCGTGGTGCACCTGGAGTACGCGGAGCGCGCCAAGGGGCTGGCCCGGGAGTACTTCCGGCCGCTCGCGCGGAGCACCGACGCCGCCCGTGAGCGCTTCACCAGTGATGAGCTGCGCGTGGTCATCCGGTTCCTCGGCGAACTGAACCAGGAACTGACGCTGCTGCGCCGGCACGGGGACTGA
- a CDS encoding MMPL family transporter: MTTAPRRARWLVPLALLIVWLGVGGMLGPYAGKLGEVATNDQASFLPQSAESTQVLDEREAFDQQATLPAIVVWTADGDRVTDAQRTDATRAVAALAGRPGVVGTPSPAFPSRDGEALQAVVQLKTDLGDGLADVVDEVREAAESVPGTKAQVAGPAASQVDLSDAFAGIDGLLLGVALAAVLVILLLVYRSVLLPFVIILGSVFALGLACAVVYVLADHDVVRVDGQVQGILSILVIGAATDYALLLAARFREELAVSGDRFAAALAAARRSFGAITASAATVALGLLTLLASDLTNNRALGPVGAIGIVCAVVSALTFLPAALALLGRGAYWPARPKESDASVEGHRVWRRVAATVDRRPRRVWLLTALVLAVFAAFSPSLSAKGTPLDEIFVNDAPSVAAQQTLGEHFPGGSGNPAVILTDADRLDEVTAAARRTEGVASADPVSASGRPGGGEPLVVDGRARIDATLEAAADSDAAKKTVQRLRDNLHAISGADALVGGYTAQQVDTQQTASDDRTLIVPIILVVILLILVLLLRSVLVPVLLVATVGLNFLATLGISALVFEHLFGFSGTDASVPLYGFVFLVALGVDYNIFLMSRVREEALTHGTRQGVLRGLTTTGGVITSAGVVLAATFAALMVIPLAFLVQIAFIVAFGVLLDTLVVRSLLVPALVIDIGPKAWWPGALSRNDGKDRTDSKETSAADRG; encoded by the coding sequence ATGACAACCGCACCACGCCGGGCCCGCTGGCTCGTCCCGCTCGCTCTGTTGATCGTCTGGCTCGGCGTGGGCGGGATGCTCGGCCCGTACGCGGGCAAGCTCGGCGAGGTGGCCACCAACGACCAGGCCTCCTTCCTGCCGCAGAGCGCCGAGTCCACGCAGGTGCTCGACGAGCGTGAGGCGTTCGACCAGCAGGCGACGCTCCCGGCGATCGTCGTATGGACGGCGGACGGAGACCGCGTCACCGACGCCCAGCGCACCGATGCCACCCGCGCGGTCGCCGCACTCGCCGGCAGGCCCGGTGTCGTCGGCACACCCTCACCGGCCTTCCCCTCCAGAGACGGAGAGGCGCTGCAGGCGGTCGTGCAGCTCAAGACCGACCTCGGCGACGGCCTGGCGGACGTGGTCGACGAGGTGCGCGAGGCCGCGGAAAGTGTTCCCGGCACGAAGGCCCAGGTGGCGGGCCCCGCGGCCAGTCAGGTCGACCTGTCGGACGCGTTCGCCGGCATCGACGGACTGCTGCTCGGCGTGGCACTCGCCGCCGTACTGGTCATCCTCCTGCTGGTCTACCGAAGCGTCCTGCTGCCCTTCGTCATCATCCTCGGCTCCGTCTTCGCCCTCGGCCTCGCCTGCGCGGTCGTCTACGTCCTGGCCGACCACGACGTGGTGCGGGTCGACGGCCAGGTACAGGGCATCCTGTCGATCCTCGTCATCGGCGCGGCCACCGACTACGCCCTGCTGCTCGCGGCCCGCTTCCGCGAGGAACTCGCCGTGAGCGGCGACCGGTTCGCGGCCGCCCTGGCCGCCGCCCGCAGGTCGTTCGGCGCCATCACCGCCAGCGCGGCCACCGTGGCCCTCGGTCTGCTGACACTGCTCGCCAGCGACCTCACGAACAACCGCGCCCTCGGCCCGGTCGGCGCCATCGGCATCGTGTGCGCCGTGGTCTCGGCGCTCACCTTCCTGCCGGCCGCACTGGCCCTGCTGGGCCGCGGCGCGTACTGGCCCGCCAGGCCCAAGGAGTCGGACGCCTCCGTCGAGGGGCACAGGGTGTGGCGCCGTGTCGCCGCGACCGTCGACCGCAGGCCGCGCCGCGTGTGGCTGCTGACCGCGCTGGTCCTCGCCGTTTTCGCGGCCTTCTCCCCGTCGCTGTCCGCCAAGGGCACCCCGCTCGACGAGATCTTCGTGAACGACGCGCCGTCGGTCGCCGCCCAGCAGACGCTCGGCGAGCACTTCCCCGGCGGATCGGGCAACCCGGCCGTCATCCTCACCGACGCCGACCGCCTCGACGAGGTGACGGCCGCCGCCCGCAGGACCGAGGGCGTCGCCTCCGCCGACCCGGTCTCCGCCTCCGGAAGGCCCGGCGGCGGGGAGCCCCTGGTCGTCGACGGACGGGCGCGCATCGACGCCACGCTGGAGGCCGCCGCCGACAGCGACGCCGCGAAGAAGACCGTCCAGCGGCTGCGCGACAACCTGCACGCGATCTCCGGGGCCGACGCGCTCGTCGGCGGCTACACCGCCCAGCAGGTCGACACCCAGCAGACCGCCTCCGACGACCGGACCCTGATCGTCCCGATCATCCTCGTCGTGATCCTGCTGATCCTCGTGCTGCTGCTGCGGTCCGTGCTCGTGCCCGTGCTGCTGGTGGCGACCGTGGGTCTCAACTTCCTGGCCACCCTCGGCATCTCCGCGCTGGTCTTCGAGCACCTCTTCGGCTTCAGCGGCACCGACGCGTCTGTCCCGCTGTACGGATTCGTGTTCCTGGTGGCCCTGGGCGTCGACTACAACATCTTCCTGATGTCCCGGGTCCGTGAGGAGGCACTGACGCACGGCACCCGGCAGGGCGTGCTGCGCGGACTGACCACGACCGGCGGCGTCATCACCTCGGCCGGCGTGGTCCTCGCGGCGACCTTCGCCGCGCTGATGGTCATTCCGCTGGCCTTCCTGGTGCAGATCGCCTTCATCGTGGCCTTCGGCGTGCTGCTGGACACCCTCGTGGTCCGCTCGCTCCTGGTGCCCGCGCTGGTGATCGACATCGGCCCCAAGGCGTGGTGGCCCGGCGCGCTGTCCCGCAACGACGGCAAGGACCGCACGGACAGCAAGGAGACGTCGGCGGCCGACCGCGGCTGA
- a CDS encoding MFS transporter, whose translation MPLALFALAVVAFGIGTTEFVTMGLLPQIADGVAVSVPDAGNVVSAYALGVVVGAPLLTAMGARVPHKRLLLMLTGLFVVGNVASALAPNYGLLFAARILAGLPHGALFGVGAVVASKLVAPDRAARAVSMMFLGLTVANIVGVPAGTALGQQLGWRWAYAAVAVIGVLALAALVRLVPHQPRGEQAGVLHELRAMKNKQVLLGIVTAVVGFGGYFAMYSYLVPMLTHLTGISDSSTTLVLALFGVGMTLGTLVAGPLTDRALRPTLYGGFALLAAALVTLHFVIGHLVPALIVITVTGGLSALITTPVQMLLMTKAHEAPTMAAASNHSAFNLANAGGAWLGGLVIAAGWGWSSPTLVGAALALVGLALAATGGYLDRGSRASKVVLASPGADTHRTPEKTPTTACPQDPSV comes from the coding sequence ATGCCCTTGGCTTTGTTCGCCCTGGCCGTCGTCGCGTTCGGCATCGGCACGACCGAGTTCGTCACAATGGGTCTCCTCCCGCAGATCGCCGACGGCGTGGCGGTGTCCGTGCCGGACGCGGGCAACGTTGTCTCCGCCTACGCCCTGGGCGTGGTCGTCGGGGCGCCGCTGCTGACCGCGATGGGTGCGCGGGTGCCGCACAAGCGGCTGCTGCTGATGCTCACGGGCCTGTTCGTCGTCGGGAACGTCGCCTCCGCGCTCGCCCCGAACTACGGGCTGCTGTTCGCCGCGCGCATCCTCGCGGGCCTCCCCCACGGCGCGCTGTTCGGCGTCGGCGCCGTCGTCGCCTCCAAGCTGGTCGCACCCGACCGGGCCGCCCGCGCGGTGTCGATGATGTTCCTCGGCCTGACGGTCGCCAACATCGTCGGCGTCCCCGCCGGGACCGCGCTCGGGCAGCAGCTCGGCTGGCGCTGGGCGTACGCGGCGGTGGCCGTCATCGGCGTGCTGGCGCTGGCCGCTCTGGTACGGCTCGTGCCCCACCAGCCGCGCGGCGAGCAGGCCGGTGTCCTGCACGAGCTGCGCGCGATGAAGAACAAGCAGGTGCTGCTCGGCATCGTCACGGCGGTCGTCGGATTCGGCGGCTACTTCGCCATGTACAGCTATCTCGTGCCGATGCTGACCCACCTGACCGGCATCTCGGACTCCTCGACCACCCTGGTGCTCGCGCTTTTCGGCGTCGGCATGACGCTCGGCACCCTCGTCGCCGGCCCGCTCACCGACCGGGCGCTGCGCCCGACCCTCTACGGCGGTTTCGCGCTGCTGGCGGCGGCGCTGGTGACGCTGCACTTCGTCATCGGTCACCTGGTGCCCGCGCTGATCGTCATCACGGTGACCGGTGGCCTGAGTGCGCTGATCACCACGCCGGTGCAGATGCTGCTGATGACGAAGGCGCACGAGGCGCCGACGATGGCGGCCGCGTCCAACCACTCCGCCTTCAACCTGGCGAACGCGGGCGGTGCCTGGCTGGGCGGCCTGGTCATCGCGGCCGGCTGGGGCTGGTCCTCCCCCACCCTGGTCGGCGCCGCCCTGGCCCTGGTGGGACTTGCCCTCGCCGCGACCGGCGGCTACCTCGACCGGGGGTCCCGCGCCTCGAAGGTCGTCCTCGCGTCGCCGGGCGCCGACACCCACCGCACACCCGAGAAGACGCCCACGACGGCCTGCCCCCAGGACCCGTCGGTCTGA
- a CDS encoding class II fructose-bisphosphate aldolase, whose product MPLSPTDDIVGPAFRAGVGVGAFNVVQLEHAEAIVSGAEAAGRPVILQISENTARYHGALAPVGLATLAVARAALIPVAVHLDHAESVDLVHEAVRLGFSSVMFDASRLPYGENLRATREITEYCHARGVWVEAELGEVGGKDGAHAPGARTDPVEARDFVAATGVDALAVAVGSSHAMTTRDAVLDFALIAALRDTVGVPLVLHGSSGVADAELARAVEAGMTKVNVSTHLNKEFTRAARTYLHAHPSAVDPRRYLGPARDAVAGAVTHLLKVLHSGHE is encoded by the coding sequence ATGCCCCTCAGTCCCACTGACGACATCGTCGGCCCCGCCTTCCGAGCCGGCGTCGGCGTCGGGGCGTTCAACGTGGTGCAGCTCGAGCACGCCGAGGCCATCGTGAGCGGCGCCGAGGCCGCCGGGCGGCCCGTGATCCTCCAGATCAGCGAGAACACCGCCCGCTACCACGGTGCGCTCGCGCCGGTGGGCCTCGCGACCCTCGCCGTCGCACGGGCGGCGCTCATACCCGTCGCCGTGCACCTCGACCACGCGGAGTCCGTCGACCTGGTGCACGAGGCGGTACGGCTCGGCTTCTCCTCCGTCATGTTCGACGCCTCCCGGCTTCCCTACGGGGAGAACCTGAGGGCGACCCGGGAGATCACCGAGTACTGCCACGCGCGGGGCGTGTGGGTGGAGGCGGAGCTCGGGGAGGTCGGGGGCAAGGACGGCGCGCACGCTCCCGGGGCGCGCACCGATCCGGTGGAGGCGCGGGACTTCGTCGCCGCCACCGGGGTCGACGCCCTGGCGGTGGCGGTGGGCAGTTCCCACGCCATGACCACCAGGGACGCCGTGCTGGACTTCGCGCTCATCGCCGCCCTGCGCGACACCGTGGGTGTGCCGCTGGTGCTGCACGGCTCGTCCGGGGTGGCCGACGCGGAGCTCGCCCGGGCCGTGGAGGCGGGGATGACGAAGGTCAACGTCTCGACCCACCTGAACAAGGAGTTCACCCGGGCCGCCCGCACCTACCTGCACGCCCACCCGTCGGCCGTCGACCCCCGCAGGTACCTCGGCCCGGCCCGGGACGCGGTGGCGGGTGCGGTGACCCACCTGCTGAAGGTGCTGCACAGCGGGCACGAGTGA
- a CDS encoding 1-phosphofructokinase family hexose kinase, producing the protein MILTVTLNAALDVTYGVDSLRPRTSHRVGTAHRRAGGKGVNVARVLAALGHDVTVTGLAGGPTGALLREDLRAVAGLRDELVPVAGESRQTVTVVSGDDGDATVFNEQGPKVSSREWRAFADRFAVLVREASVVTLCGSLPPGLPSDAYARLVRTAAGAGALTVLDTSGPPLLDALGAGPDVVKPNAAELAAATGCADAAEGAARLRALGARSVVVSSGPDGLLADTPGGRLRAAPPERLAGNPTGAGDACVAALAAGLAGGADWPVVLREAVALSAAAVARPVAGDVDAGVHRRFRTAVIVEELHAPQSH; encoded by the coding sequence GTGATCCTCACCGTCACCCTGAACGCCGCCCTCGACGTCACCTACGGGGTCGACAGCCTGCGTCCGCGCACCTCGCACCGCGTGGGCACCGCCCACCGGCGGGCCGGGGGCAAGGGCGTCAACGTGGCCAGGGTCCTCGCCGCCCTGGGGCACGACGTCACCGTCACCGGGCTGGCCGGCGGCCCCACCGGCGCCCTGCTCCGCGAGGACCTGCGTGCCGTGGCGGGGCTGCGTGACGAACTGGTCCCCGTGGCGGGCGAGTCGCGGCAGACAGTCACCGTCGTGTCCGGCGACGACGGCGACGCCACCGTGTTCAACGAGCAGGGCCCAAAGGTGAGTTCGCGGGAGTGGCGGGCCTTCGCCGACCGTTTCGCGGTGCTGGTGCGTGAGGCGTCAGTGGTCACGCTCTGCGGCAGTCTGCCGCCAGGGCTGCCGTCCGACGCGTACGCCCGCCTGGTGCGCACCGCCGCCGGGGCGGGGGCGCTCACCGTGCTGGACACGAGCGGTCCCCCGCTCCTCGACGCGCTGGGTGCCGGCCCCGACGTCGTCAAACCCAATGCCGCCGAACTCGCGGCCGCCACCGGTTGCGCCGACGCCGCAGAGGGGGCGGCGCGGCTGCGTGCCCTCGGCGCCCGCTCCGTCGTGGTGTCGTCCGGACCCGACGGCCTTCTCGCCGACACCCCCGGCGGCCGTCTGCGCGCCGCACCCCCCGAACGGCTGGCCGGCAACCCCACCGGGGCGGGCGACGCCTGTGTCGCCGCCCTCGCGGCGGGGCTCGCCGGCGGCGCGGACTGGCCGGTCGTCCTGCGCGAGGCCGTGGCCCTGTCGGCCGCCGCCGTCGCCCGCCCCGTCGCCGGTGACGTCGACGCCGGCGTCCACCGACGTTTCCGTACCGCCGTGATCGTGGAGGAACTCCATGCCCCTCAGTCCCACTGA
- a CDS encoding SIS domain-containing protein — MSTSSRTSAEIASQPTVWRQAAASLPRQAWALPRRGERVAVVGCGTSWFMAQSYAILRETGGHGETDAFAASEFPSGRQYDRVLAITRSGTTTEVLDLLRRVKGTVATGAITADPETPVMQAADAVAVLDFADEESVVQTRFATANLALLRAHLESEGALPAGVLPLDAVVRDAERAVYEGLDAAVVGAEQFTFLGTGWTCGLAQEAALKMREAAGAWTEAYPAMEYRHGPISITGPGRVTWAFGRLPEGLDDDVARVGGTLVADSTGTAGSLDPLADLIRAQRLAVACAEARGYDPDRPRNLTRSVVLQDGHA, encoded by the coding sequence TTGTCCACTTCCTCCCGCACCTCGGCCGAGATCGCCTCCCAGCCCACCGTGTGGCGTCAGGCCGCCGCGTCCCTGCCGCGCCAGGCATGGGCCCTGCCGAGGCGGGGCGAGCGCGTCGCCGTCGTCGGCTGCGGCACCTCCTGGTTCATGGCCCAGTCGTACGCGATCCTGCGTGAGACGGGCGGCCACGGCGAGACGGACGCCTTCGCCGCCTCGGAGTTCCCGTCCGGCCGGCAGTACGACCGGGTCCTCGCCATCACCCGGTCGGGCACCACCACCGAGGTGCTCGACCTGCTGCGCCGGGTCAAGGGCACCGTGGCGACCGGCGCGATCACCGCCGACCCGGAGACCCCGGTGATGCAGGCGGCCGACGCCGTCGCCGTGCTGGACTTCGCCGACGAGGAGTCGGTCGTCCAGACCCGGTTCGCCACGGCCAACCTGGCGCTGCTGCGCGCCCACCTGGAGTCGGAGGGTGCGCTGCCCGCCGGTGTCCTGCCGCTGGACGCGGTCGTCCGGGACGCCGAACGGGCCGTGTACGAGGGCCTCGACGCGGCCGTCGTCGGCGCCGAGCAGTTCACGTTCCTCGGCACCGGCTGGACGTGCGGGCTGGCGCAGGAGGCCGCGTTGAAGATGCGGGAGGCGGCGGGCGCGTGGACGGAGGCCTACCCGGCGATGGAGTACCGCCACGGGCCGATCAGCATCACCGGGCCGGGACGGGTCACCTGGGCGTTCGGCCGGCTTCCTGAAGGGCTGGACGACGACGTGGCCCGGGTGGGCGGCACCCTGGTGGCCGACTCCACCGGTACGGCCGGGAGCCTGGACCCGCTCGCCGACCTGATCCGGGCCCAGCGACTCGCCGTGGCCTGCGCCGAGGCGCGCGGCTACGACCCCGACCGGCCCCGCAACCTCACGCGGTCCGTCGTCCTCCAGGACGGTCATGCCTGA
- a CDS encoding carbohydrate ABC transporter permease, protein MAQQTIPAPLTKTAPAEAKERRPARPRRALRPRTVLVAAVAWLIAAVFLLPYLQMVITALRPAGELRDATYLPDQFAWSNFVDVWRESNLGSNLRVTLLVAGGSTLLVLLVAVPAAYYTARVKYRGRKVFLLLVLVTQMFQPTSLLVGLYREFYQLGMLNSVWTLVLCNAAFNLAFAIWILTAYFSAIPVQLEEAAMIDGLGRGGALLRVTLPLAMPGVVTAVIFTFIAAWNEFVMGLTLSTVPESQPLTVGINSFIGNYTVQWNYLFAASVIAIVPVVVLFAFIERHVVSGLTAGSVK, encoded by the coding sequence ATGGCCCAGCAGACGATCCCGGCCCCCCTCACGAAGACCGCGCCGGCGGAGGCGAAGGAACGCAGGCCGGCCCGCCCCCGGCGTGCGCTGCGGCCCCGTACGGTGCTCGTCGCCGCCGTCGCCTGGCTGATCGCCGCCGTGTTCCTGCTGCCGTACCTGCAGATGGTGATCACCGCGCTGCGCCCGGCCGGTGAACTGCGCGACGCCACCTACCTGCCCGACCAATTCGCCTGGTCCAACTTCGTCGACGTCTGGCGGGAGTCGAACCTCGGCAGCAACCTCCGCGTCACCCTCCTCGTGGCCGGCGGCTCCACCCTTCTGGTCCTGCTGGTCGCCGTCCCGGCCGCCTACTACACGGCCCGGGTCAAGTACCGCGGGCGCAAGGTGTTCCTGCTGCTCGTGCTGGTCACGCAGATGTTCCAGCCGACCTCGCTGCTGGTGGGCCTCTACCGCGAGTTCTACCAACTGGGCATGCTCAACTCGGTGTGGACCCTGGTGCTGTGCAACGCCGCGTTCAACCTGGCGTTCGCGATCTGGATCCTCACCGCCTATTTCTCCGCCATACCCGTGCAGTTGGAGGAGGCAGCGATGATCGACGGTCTCGGCCGGGGCGGTGCGCTGCTGCGGGTGACGCTGCCGCTGGCCATGCCCGGCGTCGTCACCGCGGTCATCTTCACCTTCATCGCCGCGTGGAACGAGTTCGTCATGGGCCTGACCCTGTCCACCGTCCCGGAGAGCCAGCCGCTGACCGTCGGCATCAACAGCTTCATCGGCAACTACACCGTCCAGTGGAACTACTTGTTCGCCGCGTCCGTGATCGCGATCGTGCCCGTCGTGGTGCTCTTCGCCTTCATCGAACGCCACGTGGTGTCCGGGCTCACCGCCGGCTCGGTGAAGTAG
- a CDS encoding carbohydrate ABC transporter permease: protein MSSNVTSGGPRPPRTGRSGARRSGLGRLGPLPWIGPAVLLIVVVVLWPVYEMVRTSFLKISVSGFVRGWAGLDKYRQLFDEPGLGSVVTATVVWTVGVVALTMVISLALAQLFNQRFPGRRLTRWALIAPWAASVLMTAIGFKWMLDRTAGVLNTVMTDLGVIDSPKDWLGDPSTAWPWMMFVAVFVSLPFTTYTLLAGLQTVPDEVYEAARVDGAGVWQTYVRITLPLLRPAFLVGVVINLINVFNSFPVIWGMTRGGPDSDTATTTVFMYQLKNSDIGESAAMSVVNFALVVVMVAAFLKVSRWNQEEA from the coding sequence GTGTCCAGCAATGTCACCTCCGGCGGCCCCAGGCCGCCCCGCACGGGCCGGAGCGGCGCCCGCCGCTCCGGCCTCGGCCGGCTCGGACCGCTGCCCTGGATCGGGCCCGCCGTCCTGCTCATCGTGGTCGTCGTGCTGTGGCCCGTCTACGAGATGGTCCGCACCTCGTTCCTCAAGATCAGCGTCAGCGGCTTCGTCCGGGGCTGGGCCGGCCTGGACAAGTACCGGCAGCTGTTCGACGAGCCGGGCCTCGGCTCCGTCGTCACCGCCACCGTGGTGTGGACCGTCGGGGTGGTCGCACTGACCATGGTGATCTCCCTGGCCCTGGCCCAGCTGTTCAACCAGCGGTTCCCCGGCCGCCGTCTGACCCGGTGGGCGCTCATCGCCCCGTGGGCCGCGTCCGTGCTGATGACCGCCATCGGCTTCAAGTGGATGCTGGACCGGACCGCCGGTGTGCTCAACACCGTGATGACCGACCTCGGCGTCATCGACTCCCCCAAGGACTGGCTGGGCGACCCGTCGACCGCCTGGCCCTGGATGATGTTCGTGGCGGTCTTCGTCTCCCTGCCCTTCACCACGTACACCCTCCTCGCGGGACTGCAGACCGTGCCCGACGAGGTGTACGAGGCCGCCCGCGTCGACGGCGCCGGCGTGTGGCAGACCTACGTCCGCATCACCCTGCCCCTGCTGCGCCCGGCGTTCCTGGTCGGCGTCGTCATCAACCTGATCAACGTCTTCAACTCGTTCCCCGTCATCTGGGGCATGACCCGGGGTGGCCCGGACAGCGACACGGCGACCACCACCGTGTTCATGTACCAGCTCAAGAACTCCGACATCGGGGAGTCCGCGGCCATGTCCGTCGTCAACTTCGCCCTGGTCGTCGTGATGGTGGCGGCCTTCCTGAAGGTCAGCCGCTGGAACCAGGAGGAGGCGTGA